From the Elgaria multicarinata webbii isolate HBS135686 ecotype San Diego chromosome 19, rElgMul1.1.pri, whole genome shotgun sequence genome, the window ctcaaagcacggggcTGGCCATGGATAGCACCAAGTGGTCTAAGCGGTTAGATTACTCAGGAGAGACTGGGTTGTCTTAACTCATTGGCTAATAATCTCTAAAGTACTTTTGAAACTAAAGTATTACATACGTGATTATTGTATCCAGAATTAGTCAACTCTAATAACGATCCTTTCCCTTACATTTTGGCTTTATGTGTTGTTAACGCTATGAGTCTCTTCTGCGTAAGtatcccccccctccatcccttcTAATGGCCTGTTATCTTTTCTAGGCCTCTTTCTCAACCAACGCCATTTGCTCTTCATGCTGCAAGCAGTGATGCGGACCCTAGTTCTGTCGATAGTATTAGCTTGGCTCGGTCGATCAGCAAAGACAGTCTAGCATCAAACATCGTCAACAGCACTCCCAAACAGCAGCCTCAGTATGCGCCGATGAAAAGCAACGGGAAAAGCTTACTGAACAACGTTGAAATAGAGGATGAGGACGAAGAACTGGTTGCGATCATTCACCCGGGTGCCACAGCCAACCACGCCAACCTTGAACTTCAGAGCGCCCCAGCTAGACCATCCGGTCCAGTTGCAACTGCATGGGCTCCGAAATCGCAAAACGAAGCCTCAGAAAGTAAACCCGAGAGCTTTTTCCTAGAGCCTTTAATGCCTGCTGTGCTACGGCCTGCAAAGGAAAAGCAAATAATCAATAAAGAGGATGAATGTGGGGAAGGAAAGATGAGAGGCTTTGCAGCAAAGAGAGTGACTGAGGGGCACGTGGCTTTGGTCCGTAAGAAAGCCAATAGTAGCCATGGAGATTGCAACCTCAATAGGACTTTTAACGTAACTCCTAATTCCGAATTAACAACGCTTCCCGTTTCCAGCGTGGCCGATCCTGCACTACGTTCGGATTCCAGAGTAGAACCCTTTCGGCCGCCAGCATGTAGCAGCTTAGAACCTTCGTCTCGAGAACAATCCTTTGGAGGATTCTTCCTTCACGCTAAAGCCGATGAGGATGCGCTGAGCAGCGCCAACGTTGGCACGGTGAGAAGTGCAAATTCGCCTGCTGCGGATACCTCGTGGACGATGGTCAGGCAAGACTCTGACACGGACATTCTAGACATGGAGGAAGCCGAGCAAGATTTGGTGGCAGATGACCACCCGATAATTGCCAAATTCATAGGAGAAGAGGAATCGGCAAAGCTACAAGAAGACATGAAGGTCAAGGAGCACGAAGATAAAGATGATGCCAGTGGACGTTCAAGTCCGTGCCTGAGTACCATTTCTCAGATTAGTAGTGTGTCCATGACCAGCGGGAGTGCCAAGATGACAAACTTTGCCGAGCGAAAGCTTCAGAGGCTAAATAGCTATGAAACAAAATCTAGCACAAGTAGCTCCCAGAAGACTACGCCCGACGGGTCCGAGTGTTGTCCGGCGCCATTGACCACATGGAAACAGAAGAGGGAGCAAAGCCCCAACAGGCAAAACAAGGAACACGTGAATCTGTTGGCGTCTGAACTGGTGCAGCTCCATATGCAGTTGGAGGAGAAGCGAAGAGCGATAGAGgctcagaagaagaagatggaaacGTTATCAGCCAGGCAGCGGCTAAAACTTGGCAAGGCAGCGTTCTTGCATGTAGTGAAAAAAGGGAAAAGCCCTGACGTTTCTCCGTCACTTAAGCCGGAACAATTCACGAAAGAATATTCAGGGCACAATGGGGATGGCATGGATGATGATAGCTTGAACTCTCAATCAAAGGCGTTCCTCATGAAGGAGGAAGGGGGTGAAGATGCACTTGATTTCCACGGAGCGCCCAAGGTGAAGGCCCAAGAAACCATTGCGTTTGTCGAGGAAAGCAATCCAAAAGAAGCCACCATGAACGAGatagagaaaagcaaaatgatttCTGCTGCCCTTCTAGAAGAGAACATAGAGTCCGCTGATATCAACGAATGTGACCTTTCCATTGAGAAGCTAAATGAAACTATCAGTACCTTGCAGCAGGCTATACTGAAGATTTCTCAGCAGCAGGAGCTTCTTATGAAAACGCCAGCGGTGCCATCGTTGAGAGGCGGCTCTCAGGACCAAAAGATTAAAGCTCCTGTTCATTTTGTGGAACCCCTCTCCCCCACGGGCATGAGCACCCTTCGTAAACCACCTCGTCTCGGTCAAGGACGGAGTCCCCGCTTGGGGAGACCGTCTGAACTGAAAGTGGCTAAGGACCGTCCGCAAATGGCAATACGCATCAAAACCCCGACTCCCAGCGTTGACACCTTACCACACTTAAGACAGTTTCCGTTAAACAATTCCTCCAAAATGCTGACGGAAACTGCGGTCGAAAATAATTTGGACCCAGGTAGCGCTCCTCAGGAGAAACTTCCCTTCGATAGCTACAGACTTTGTGACGAGAGCAACCAGCGGGGCGGATTTATTCTGTCCACTTCCAAGGACACAAATCTCCTCTCTGAACCTGTCAAAGATGTGAATAGCAACATAGAAGATTTTGCTTCTTTTGACGGCTCAGGAAAAGAGAATATCCCGGCAGAGGAATCTCTGAGAAGCAAAGGTAGCCTTATTGAAGTAGACCTGTCTGATTTAAAAGTCCCAGACGAAGTAGGAGAGGTTGAGAACCCGGACAGTTCTACGGATATAATCGGCGAAATTGACCAGAAGTCAGGAGTTGGCTTTTTCTTTAAGGTAAGAGAAAAGCAACATATTGTTGTAATTGAATCTCTTGAGGATTTAGCACAGCAGTaatctctcatttttaaaaacttatttttaaattgggCGTGCTGAATAGGCTAAAATGTATTGTTTCACAAAGAAGAACGGtttagaaaagtttttttttttttataaaatactTGAAATCAAACTTTTCCTGTCCTACAAATGCTGGATTTGGAGGTGCAGGTCGGAGGAATATGAGtagatggatttttattttattttatgcatgtAAAGTTCATAAGTGTACCAGTGCTCCTTAACGTATGTCTAGTTTTCCTAGCAATTGTGGTCAGAAGAAAGTGGTAACAATCTACTCGCCAGCATAGAAATAAGTTACCACAAGGAAAGTCAGCTATAATTTATGGTCAACAGGTTACAGCTTGAGAGAAAAAAACAAGAACATCATATCTAGTATTGGGGTAATTTGGGCATTACCTGACTTggttcatcatcattattattattattatttacatttatataccgccccacagccgaagcgctCAGAAGTTAAAGCTCTCAGAAgctttacagaagttaaaacagtgaatattaaaaagaaatatacaaaatttaaaaccgtcagaagcatgaaatacaaacaaaaatagacaatatccatttaaaacaactattctggggtaagttaagaaactcagcatatgttaaatgcttgggaaaagagaaagatgacaatattggcgccaggcgagcctcatttttgtgaaccgcccagagagcttcggctattgggcggtataaaaatgtaataaataaataaataaataaataaataaattgggaagatcattccataattgaggggccaccactgaaaaggcccctctcccttgttgccatcctccgagcttccctcggagtaggcactcagaggaggaccttagatgttgagcgcagtgtacgggtaggttcatgtcgggagaggcgttccgtcaggtatatGTTAGCCTTGTCTGATGAGCTGTGAAGGCAGTATGTTCCGTACTCCTATCTGCTGTATTTGTGATTCCCTGGTAGGCCACTTTAGTGTCCTGTGTTGTATGCTTGTTAATAAAGAAACAATAGAGTAAAAGTATGTGCTTGCTTTGGGGTGTCCATGAGATTtaattggcatttatttatttatttattaagaacgtcagaagtgccatgctggatcagaccaagggtccatctagtccagcactctgttcacacaggggacaaccagctgtcgaacagggaccaacaaagcaggacatggtgcaacagcaccctcctacccatgttccccaggtagcacacaaccatcagggctcgtagccTTCGATAGCAAGgattttatccaacccctttttaaagccatccaaatgggtggccatcccgacatcttgtggtagtgagttccaccatttaactaggcactgtgtgaagaagtccttccttttatttgtcctggatctcccacccatcagcttcatgggatgaccctgggttatcTCCTATCTTTCTTCTTTGACTGAACTCAAAGCAGCATGCCCAACTACTTTTTCATCCGGACAATGAGCAGACCCCAGACTTGCTTAACCTTGGTAAGGCTGTTCTGTATCTCCCGGCAAATAGCCTTGGgaccaagtatttatttatttatttattacatttatataccaccccatagttacAAAAGTTTGCCAGCTTGGCCAGAGCTGAGAGCTATACAATTCCAGGTGATAATTCattgcaaatgggggggggggaagtggcaaCCCCCCCTAAACATAACTTTATTTTTGCAGAGGGATGGGATTTTCTTCTTAATGTGATGCAGTGTTCTAATGTTTCTCCACCTTCCTCCAGTACCCTGTTTCTTACCTGAATTTCAATTTTGCAGGATGAGCAGAAAGCGGAAGACGAGCTTGCAAAGAAACGTGCAGCTTTCCTTTTAAAGCAGCAGCGCAAAGCCGAAGAAACACGGCTTCGAAGGCTACATCTCGAGGAACACCTTGAACAAAAGAGAGATGAAGCCCGGTAAATACGATAACTCGTTGCCGTAGGCAGATGCAAACTTTTTACGTTTTTCTCTCCCTTGAGAAATTGCCAGTGCTGAGATGTGAAAGCTGTGTTTGCTTTTTCAGTCGCAAAACTGAAGAGGACCGAATAcggaaagaggaagagaaagccaGGCGAGAACTCATCAAACAAGAATATTtaagaaggaagcagcagcagatctTGGAAGAACAAGGCCTTGGGAAgcccaaacccaaacccaagcCCAAGAAGCCCAGGCCGAAATCTGTCCATCGCGAAGAGTCTTACAGTGACTCCGGAACAAAATGTTCTTCTACTCGTAAGCAGCTGCTCTCGTTTTAGTTCTCATATTAGTTTAATGAGcatcttaactttttttttccttacgCAGCAcctgctctttttctctttttgccaGCGGATAATCTAAGCAGCGCGCAATCTGGTTCGAGCCTGTCCTTGGCATCGGCGGCAACAACTGAGCCTGAAAGTGTCCATTCTGGTGGCATGTCTTCACAGCGGTAACAGAAGCCTTAAGCAGGGATTTTAGGGATTTGGTGGGACAACAGTAACTcggacacaatctgtggttgaagccctttccaacatgtaactcttctgctgagggaactgcactggctgcctattcgctaccgggccaggttgaaggttcttgtacttgtgtacaaagccctaaacaacttgggaccaagatacctgagagaacgccttctcccttacccacctgcccggtcactgaggtcatccgagggcctgctcctggtggttccacctagatccatcctccgattggaatccaccaggggaagagccttcagcgtggtggcccccctcctgtggaattccctgtctctggaggtcaggcaggctccgaccttgtactccttccggcgcctcctgaaaacatctttattccaagaagcctttctttaacatgcagccttggatttctgattttttgcttctttttaaattttgttttaactattttattctgtttttattttcattttaccttgtacaccgctccgaaatgtttcaatggggagcggtatatcaatattctaaataaataaataacgttccCTGGATGCCGCATCCATCCTGCAAAGAaacttcttcatggtctctgtgcgtCGTAcgtatgggctttgcgcctgcgcggagcctcgTTTGGGAAAATTCCCTAGCTGAGGATCGTTTGGGCAGGAACCCTGCCCCACGttcctactgcgcatgtccccaCAGATTCCCGTCTTTCCCCATAGCTCTCTTTCAACCGCCGCTAGCGGTGCCCCAAAGGGAAAGCGTTTGTCGAGCTTATTCTCATTTTGTGTCTTTTTTCCTAATCTTTTGCTGAGGTTTCTCGTTGATACTTCTCACTccgtttcttccttttttcttagtgttaaaaaaaaacaacaccctccTTTTCTGTCCTTGCGTCGCCCTGTGACTGAGGAGTTTTTTTGCATGGCCCTGAAGGCCCCCTACTGTAAATGTATCTCAAGGAACGGAGGAGAAAGGCAGGAGTTTGTGGGGACGTGCGCCCTAGAATGGTAGGGGAGGGTTTTCACTGAAATGATCCTCAGCTGTGGAATTTTCCCGAACGAGGCTCTGCACAGGCGTGGAGCCcgtatgtgtgactgcacagatgaccacttgaagaaccacagttacaggcaggcaatggccccattcagaagacaccttaaaccacggctttaaccatggtgattaagccagaaagccaggctgtattcagaagacaccttaaaccatggttttaaccgtggtgaataagactttttgccttagtcactgtagttaaagccgtggtttaaggtgtcttctgaacacagcccagctttctggcttaaccaccatggttaaagccatggtttaaggtgtcttctgaacacagtccggctttctggcttaaccaccatggttaaagccatggtttaaggtgtcttctgaacacagcccggctttctggcttaaccaccgtggttaaagccatggtttaaggtgtcttctgaacacagcccagctttctggcttaaccactgtggttaaagctgtggtttaaggtgtcttctgaacacagcctggctttctggcttaaccaccgtggttaaagctgtggtttaaggtgtcttctgaacacagcccggctttctggcttaaccaccgtggttaaagccgtgctttaaggtgtcttctgaacagggccaaactgTTCTTTTATGTGGCCATGGACTTTTAGCAAAACAGACAGAATTTCAGTATTTATTTCGTATTTGGTTATCTGGAAGAAATGCTAAACCGCTTTGAAAGTACTGCCTATAgatctgagaaagaaagaaattgaaattgagaGTTTGATAAATTAGAAATGCACTAAGTAAAATAAGTTAAATTAAACAAGTATTAGAGGCAAAGGAATATCCCATTTAAATGTTTGGTGCTATTTTAACTGTTGCTATTCGTGGTCGCTAACTGAGAGTGAGTCACAGCTGTCTGACTTTACCTTGCGTTCATTTATTCTCCACAATGAAATTACGCGTGGACTGtgggcgtgtgtgtttgtgtgcacgtGCTTCTCTTTATATAATTCATATAAACTTGAATTAGTGTGTATAAACTGTCTCTCTTTACACACACTCTGACAAAATAGGCCGTAGCCCACAAAAACTCGCACCAGAATACCCTTGATGGTTTGTGAGTTACGACCAGTCCTTTGATTTTTTTCTACAACAGATTATTATGGCTACCCTTCTGGAGCTTGTCTCGTTTCGAATGgagaataaaatgtgtgtgttggggggcggggaagaaatGTTAGATGTCATTTATTTTTGGAAGGGTGCCAGATATCTGGTAGATGCGAACACACTGCTCATGAACTGTGAATTGTGTTTATTCCGGTAGAGTGGAGTCAATGGAATCCTTACCCATATTAAGTAGGAACGCAAGCCGAAACATGGAGAGAGATTGGGAGAACACCTCAACTGCTTCTTCAATCGCTTCAGTAGCAGAATATACTGGTAAAGTTGAAAAGTTTCCCCTCCATTTTAGTCCTCTTTTGCtatctattaaaaataattactactTCTCCCCATGACTTTCATCCTCTCCTCCTGCTATGGCTCAGTCTGGGAAGAAAGCAGCTGCAAAACCTAAAAAGAGAACAGCGTTATCCATGTCAGCATTGTTACAGATCAAAATCCTTCACAGTGCAGCCACAAACTCCGCTGCTGATCAGAGGCTAATTCCATCAGCTATGATAGGTGGGAGACCAGCCTGCAGGCTCTGGATGCCCGCTCAGCTTTGCCACCAAACAGCATAAGagcatcagaagtgccctgctggatcagaccaagggtccatctagtccagcactctgttcacacagcagccaaccagccattggccaaggatgaacaagcaggacttctccttctccttctccttctccttctcctccttctccttctccttctccttctccttctccttctccttctccttcttcttcttcttcagaacatcagaagtgccctgctggatcagaccaagggtccatctagtccagcactctgttcacacagcagccaaccagccattggccagggatggacaagcaggacttctccttctccttctcctcctccttctcctcctcctcctcctccagaacatcagaagtgccctgctggatcagaccaagggtccatctagtccagcactctgttcacacagtggccaaccagccattgg encodes:
- the CAMSAP1 gene encoding calmodulin-regulated spectrin-associated protein 1 isoform X1, which translates into the protein MVDVDVCACGDSTRRKMDALTDSAAEIIPLELYDSARAKIAANLQWICAKAYGIDNIPEELKDPFYIDQYEQEHIKPPVIKLLLSSELYCRVCSLILKGDQVAALQGHQSVIQALSRKGIYVMESDDTPVSESDLSCVPIKMSPHMAMIDALMMAYTVEMISIEKVVASVKCFSTFSASKELPYDLEDAMIFWINKVNLKMREITEKEIKLKQQLLESPGHQKSPSKWYWKLVPVRYRRDHLSNRQLPFFPLLEDLMKDCSDGAALLAVIHYYCPEQMKLDEICLKEVTSIADSIYNIQLLREFSNEYLNKCFYLTLEDMLYAPLVLKPNVMVFIAELFWWFENVKPDFVQPRDFQEVKDAKAMLQQKSSRPPVPISNATKRSFMATPPASGSVDVQPQIQFSLESCNRYNLHPEEFEYFGKGSPAFSPAHPLLPLRQKQQKSLQGTDSSDQRHRSNSLTKVDGQPRDSVLAWPEKKQRPLSQPTPFALHAASSDADPSSVDSISLARSISKDSLASNIVNSTPKQQPQYAPMKSNGKSLLNNVEIEDEDEELVAIIHPGATANHANLELQSAPARPSGPVATAWAPKSQNEASESKPESFFLEPLMPAVLRPAKEKQIINKEDECGEGKMRGFAAKRVTEGHVALVRKKANSSHGDCNLNRTFNVTPNSELTTLPVSSVADPALRSDSRVEPFRPPACSSLEPSSREQSFGGFFLHAKADEDALSSANVGTVRSANSPAADTSWTMVRQDSDTDILDMEEAEQDLVADDHPIIAKFIGEEESAKLQEDMKVKEHEDKDDASGRSSPCLSTISQISSVSMTSGSAKMTNFAERKLQRLNSYETKSSTSSSQKTTPDGSECCPAPLTTWKQKREQSPNRQNKEHVNLLASELVQLHMQLEEKRRAIEAQKKKMETLSARQRLKLGKAAFLHVVKKGKSPDVSPSLKPEQFTKEYSGHNGDGMDDDSLNSQSKAFLMKEEGGEDALDFHGAPKVKAQETIAFVEESNPKEATMNEIEKSKMISAALLEENIESADINECDLSIEKLNETISTLQQAILKISQQQELLMKTPAVPSLRGGSQDQKIKAPVHFVEPLSPTGMSTLRKPPRLGQGRSPRLGRPSELKVAKDRPQMAIRIKTPTPSVDTLPHLRQFPLNNSSKMLTETAVENNLDPGSAPQEKLPFDSYRLCDESNQRGGFILSTSKDTNLLSEPVKDVNSNIEDFASFDGSGKENIPAEESLRSKGSLIEVDLSDLKVPDEVGEVENPDSSTDIIGEIDQKSGVGFFFKDEQKAEDELAKKRAAFLLKQQRKAEETRLRRLHLEEHLEQKRDEARRKTEEDRIRKEEEKARRELIKQEYLRRKQQQILEEQGLGKPKPKPKPKKPRPKSVHREESYSDSGTKCSSTPDNLSSAQSGSSLSLASAATTEPESVHSGGMSSQRVESMESLPILSRNASRNMERDWENTSTASSIASVAEYTGPKLFKEPSSKSNKPIIHNAISHCCLAGKVNEPHKNSILEELEKCDANHYIILFRDAGCQFRALYCYYPDTEEIYKLTGTGPKSITKKMIDKLYKYSSDRKQFNLIPAKTMSVSVDALTIHNNLWQPKRPAVPKKTQTRK
- the CAMSAP1 gene encoding calmodulin-regulated spectrin-associated protein 1 isoform X2, giving the protein MVDVDVCACGDSTRRKMDALTDSAAEIIPLELYDSARAKIAANLQWICAKAYGIDNIPEELKDPFYIDQYEQEHIKPPVIKLLLSSELYCRVCSLILKGDQVAALQGHQSVIQALSRKGIYVMESDDTPVSESDLSCVPIKMSPHMAMIDALMMAYTVEMISIEKVVASVKCFSTFSASKELPYDLEDAMIFWINKVNLKMREITEKEIKLKQQLLESPGHQKVRYRRDHLSNRQLPFFPLLEDLMKDCSDGAALLAVIHYYCPEQMKLDEICLKEVTSIADSIYNIQLLREFSNEYLNKCFYLTLEDMLYAPLVLKPNVMVFIAELFWWFENVKPDFVQPRDFQEVKDAKAMLQQKSSRPPVPISNATKRSFMATPPASGSVDVQPQIQFSLESCNRYNLHPEEFEYFGKGSPAFSPAHPLLPLRQKQQKSLQGTDSSDQRHRSNSLTKVDGQPRDSVLAWPEKKQRPLSQPTPFALHAASSDADPSSVDSISLARSISKDSLASNIVNSTPKQQPQYAPMKSNGKSLLNNVEIEDEDEELVAIIHPGATANHANLELQSAPARPSGPVATAWAPKSQNEASESKPESFFLEPLMPAVLRPAKEKQIINKEDECGEGKMRGFAAKRVTEGHVALVRKKANSSHGDCNLNRTFNVTPNSELTTLPVSSVADPALRSDSRVEPFRPPACSSLEPSSREQSFGGFFLHAKADEDALSSANVGTVRSANSPAADTSWTMVRQDSDTDILDMEEAEQDLVADDHPIIAKFIGEEESAKLQEDMKVKEHEDKDDASGRSSPCLSTISQISSVSMTSGSAKMTNFAERKLQRLNSYETKSSTSSSQKTTPDGSECCPAPLTTWKQKREQSPNRQNKEHVNLLASELVQLHMQLEEKRRAIEAQKKKMETLSARQRLKLGKAAFLHVVKKGKSPDVSPSLKPEQFTKEYSGHNGDGMDDDSLNSQSKAFLMKEEGGEDALDFHGAPKVKAQETIAFVEESNPKEATMNEIEKSKMISAALLEENIESADINECDLSIEKLNETISTLQQAILKISQQQELLMKTPAVPSLRGGSQDQKIKAPVHFVEPLSPTGMSTLRKPPRLGQGRSPRLGRPSELKVAKDRPQMAIRIKTPTPSVDTLPHLRQFPLNNSSKMLTETAVENNLDPGSAPQEKLPFDSYRLCDESNQRGGFILSTSKDTNLLSEPVKDVNSNIEDFASFDGSGKENIPAEESLRSKGSLIEVDLSDLKVPDEVGEVENPDSSTDIIGEIDQKSGVGFFFKDEQKAEDELAKKRAAFLLKQQRKAEETRLRRLHLEEHLEQKRDEARRKTEEDRIRKEEEKARRELIKQEYLRRKQQQILEEQGLGKPKPKPKPKKPRPKSVHREESYSDSGTKCSSTPDNLSSAQSGSSLSLASAATTEPESVHSGGMSSQRVESMESLPILSRNASRNMERDWENTSTASSIASVAEYTGPKLFKEPSSKSNKPIIHNAISHCCLAGKVNEPHKNSILEELEKCDANHYIILFRDAGCQFRALYCYYPDTEEIYKLTGTGPKSITKKMIDKLYKYSSDRKQFNLIPAKTMSVSVDALTIHNNLWQPKRPAVPKKTQTRK